Proteins encoded in a region of the Pseudothermotoga elfii DSM 9442 = NBRC 107921 genome:
- a CDS encoding sugar ABC transporter ATP-binding protein, protein MSKKFPGVLALDKVDIEIKSGKVHALVGANGAGKSTLVKILTGYYDSYDGSVTIDNQEVILRTPFDALHNGIEVVHQEVDTQLVPTLTVAENLYLENFANRYGTIVSTRDLKKKAEKDLSDIGFPIPAFEKVENLSLHEKQQLVIARALLHKVKFLILDEPTSSLSLIEAEKLFELVKKLKARDVGILYISQRLDEIQIVADEVTVLRNGRKAAYFEHVPQLSKIVEAMLDSPQEDLFPKKDLRQFGQEILRVEDLKCLNRVNGVSFSVRKGEILAITGLTGAGKTETLKAIFGAIRANNGKIFVNGKQIKITSPVDAIKSGIYLVPEERRKEGLILDKSARENITIPFLKNFCGFLGKILKKNECNHAKSLAEKVRLVPFDIERQAQYFSGGNQQKIVVSRWLGGKPKVLLLDEPTQGVDVGAKKEIYQLIIQVAKESAVILATSEINEAVGIADRILVMRNGKIVAELTYENADSKAIMSYAAGVKQ, encoded by the coding sequence GGTATTACGACAGCTATGATGGCTCAGTTACGATAGATAACCAGGAAGTAATTTTGAGAACACCATTTGACGCGCTTCACAATGGAATAGAAGTAGTTCACCAGGAAGTGGATACCCAGTTAGTTCCAACTCTAACAGTGGCTGAGAATCTTTATCTTGAAAATTTTGCTAACAGGTATGGCACAATTGTCTCTACAAGAGATCTTAAAAAGAAAGCTGAAAAGGATCTGAGTGATATAGGTTTTCCCATACCTGCTTTCGAGAAAGTTGAGAATTTATCCTTGCACGAAAAACAGCAGCTTGTGATAGCAAGAGCTTTGTTGCATAAAGTTAAATTTCTCATTTTAGATGAACCAACTTCTTCATTGAGTCTAATTGAAGCAGAAAAGCTCTTTGAGCTTGTCAAAAAATTGAAAGCGCGTGATGTCGGAATTTTGTATATAAGCCAGAGATTGGATGAAATTCAAATTGTGGCAGATGAGGTCACTGTCCTCAGAAATGGTAGAAAAGCAGCATATTTTGAACATGTACCGCAACTATCAAAAATAGTTGAGGCGATGCTCGATTCACCTCAGGAAGATCTTTTTCCAAAAAAAGATCTGAGACAGTTCGGACAGGAAATTTTGAGAGTAGAAGATTTAAAATGTCTTAACAGAGTGAATGGAGTGAGCTTTAGTGTCAGGAAGGGTGAAATATTAGCCATAACGGGCCTAACAGGTGCCGGAAAGACAGAAACATTGAAAGCAATCTTTGGAGCCATTCGTGCTAATAATGGGAAAATTTTCGTGAACGGTAAGCAAATAAAAATAACAAGCCCCGTTGATGCTATTAAAAGCGGTATATACCTCGTTCCAGAAGAAAGAAGAAAAGAAGGATTGATTCTTGACAAATCCGCGAGAGAAAATATAACCATACCTTTCCTAAAAAATTTCTGCGGCTTCTTAGGCAAAATACTCAAAAAGAATGAATGCAATCACGCCAAGAGTTTGGCTGAAAAAGTTCGATTGGTACCTTTCGACATTGAACGTCAGGCACAGTACTTTTCTGGAGGAAATCAGCAAAAAATAGTTGTCAGCAGATGGCTTGGAGGTAAACCAAAGGTGCTTTTGCTTGATGAACCAACTCAAGGTGTTGATGTAGGAGCAAAAAAGGAAATATACCAGCTTATCATTCAAGTTGCGAAAGAATCTGCTGTCATTCTTGCCACCAGTGAAATAAACGAGGCTGTTGGAATAGCCGACAGGATATTAGTCATGAGGAATGGAAAGATTGTGGCGGAGTTAACTTATGAAAATGCCGATTCAAAAGCGATTATGAGCTATGCAGCGGGGGTGAAACAGTGA
- a CDS encoding ABC transporter permease gives MKDRMTNFLLKYGVITALVVLIVFFSLSTRAFFSLDNFFDILRAVSILTIVAIGVTFSVVVNGMDVSVGAVTGFAVIFSTALMVIWQIPWYIAIVGALLAGIGIGLLNSFLILKLRIPDLLATLGTLYLAQGLQMWITKGDAVYRGMTNPWDPMRQVTKGFIPKEFLTIGQGFVFKTENFRGIPVPVIIMLCVVLITWFLLEFTRFGRAFYAVGGNIEAARLAGIPVKKYRTAAYVISALLATLGGLVLASRIGSGAVKAGDPYLLDAVASTYFGFAVLGVRRPNVWGTFLGAVFVGVMLNGLTMLNTPWYIQDFIKGLVLVSALGISFAIRKESR, from the coding sequence GTGAAAGATAGGATGACAAATTTTCTTCTCAAGTATGGTGTAATAACTGCTCTTGTTGTTCTGATAGTTTTCTTTTCGCTCAGTACAAGAGCCTTTTTCAGCTTAGACAATTTTTTTGACATCCTCAGGGCTGTCTCTATTTTGACTATCGTGGCAATTGGTGTGACTTTTTCGGTAGTTGTTAATGGTATGGATGTGTCTGTTGGTGCCGTGACAGGATTTGCGGTGATATTTTCTACAGCTTTAATGGTTATCTGGCAGATTCCCTGGTATATTGCAATAGTTGGTGCTCTGCTGGCTGGAATTGGTATCGGTTTGCTCAATTCCTTTTTGATATTGAAACTCCGGATACCAGATTTGCTGGCTACACTTGGAACACTTTATCTTGCCCAGGGTTTGCAAATGTGGATCACAAAAGGAGATGCCGTGTATAGAGGCATGACAAATCCGTGGGACCCTATGCGCCAGGTCACAAAAGGATTCATACCCAAGGAATTCTTAACGATAGGACAGGGGTTCGTATTCAAAACAGAGAACTTTCGCGGCATACCTGTACCGGTCATTATAATGCTCTGCGTAGTGCTGATCACCTGGTTTTTGCTTGAATTCACGAGATTTGGCAGAGCTTTTTATGCAGTTGGTGGGAACATCGAAGCTGCAAGGTTAGCAGGTATACCGGTGAAAAAATACAGAACAGCTGCTTACGTAATAAGTGCTTTACTTGCAACCCTCGGAGGTCTTGTCCTCGCTTCGCGCATTGGTTCTGGTGCGGTTAAAGCAGGAGACCCTTATCTTCTGGACGCAGTTGCATCAACATATTTCGGTTTTGCAGTACTTGGTGTCAGAAGGCCTAACGTCTGGGGTACGTTCTTAGGAGCAGTTTTTGTTGGAGTTATGCTGAATGGTCTTACTATGCTCAACACACCATGGTATATACAGGACTTCATTAAAGGTCTGGTATTAGTATCTGCTCTGGGAATTAGTTTCGCCATACGCAAAGAATCACGTTAA
- the mtnK gene encoding S-methyl-5-thioribose kinase produces MEQLNERTVLEYVEKTDLRKSILGDGKLSAQIISEGNVNLIFRICNIENGNSVILKQALPYAWRYPDFKMPVDRQRIEYETLSIESQYAPDYVPKIYFYDNKSHVLVIEDLKELKVMREALIDGEIFPKVAEHIGIFMAKTLFYTSDLYLSSGKKKEMVINFSNPVLCKVQEDLVFTQPYIDHPNNKWSKPLDEIVKKIHQDDKIRGEIFYFKELYMTKSQALIHNDLHTGSIMLNEKTTKVIDPEFAFYGPMAHDIGTYFANLAIAYAAQEAHRVEPGTRNVYREWIAESFEETWNVFQQRFLNAWEKDSNGEWPSESYRENYMLRLLKESAGFGAAEIFRRTIGMAHVHDFWTIKDENIRAKSESIALYIAINWINMWKDVEKIQDLSQVMKNSKPLI; encoded by the coding sequence ATGGAACAGCTCAACGAAAGAACCGTTTTGGAATATGTGGAAAAAACCGATCTCAGAAAATCTATTCTTGGCGATGGAAAACTTTCGGCTCAGATTATTTCAGAAGGCAATGTTAATTTAATATTCCGCATTTGCAATATCGAAAATGGAAATTCTGTTATACTGAAGCAGGCTTTGCCGTATGCATGGAGATATCCAGATTTCAAAATGCCAGTTGACAGGCAGAGAATAGAGTACGAAACCCTCAGTATAGAATCACAGTACGCACCAGATTATGTCCCAAAAATATATTTCTACGATAATAAATCGCACGTCCTTGTGATAGAAGACCTTAAGGAATTAAAAGTTATGCGCGAAGCTTTAATAGATGGAGAAATCTTTCCAAAAGTTGCTGAGCACATAGGGATCTTCATGGCAAAAACCCTGTTCTATACTTCTGATCTTTACTTATCTTCAGGAAAGAAAAAAGAAATGGTGATCAATTTTTCAAACCCTGTTCTGTGCAAAGTTCAGGAAGATTTGGTATTCACACAACCATATATTGATCATCCAAACAATAAATGGAGTAAGCCTCTTGATGAAATAGTAAAAAAGATTCACCAGGATGACAAAATCAGAGGTGAAATATTCTACTTCAAAGAACTTTATATGACTAAATCTCAGGCCTTAATCCACAACGATTTGCACACCGGTTCGATAATGTTAAATGAAAAAACAACGAAAGTGATCGACCCGGAATTTGCATTTTACGGCCCAATGGCACATGACATAGGAACCTACTTTGCGAACCTTGCAATTGCCTATGCCGCACAGGAAGCACACAGAGTAGAACCAGGCACAAGAAATGTATATAGAGAATGGATAGCTGAGTCTTTCGAAGAAACCTGGAACGTTTTTCAGCAGAGATTTTTGAATGCCTGGGAAAAAGATTCAAATGGCGAATGGCCTTCAGAAAGCTATAGAGAAAATTACATGCTAAGGCTTCTTAAAGAATCGGCTGGATTTGGTGCAGCTGAGATTTTCAGAAGGACTATAGGAATGGCGCATGTTCATGATTTCTGGACAATAAAAGATGAAAACATCAGGGCGAAATCAGAAAGTATTGCCCTGTATATTGCTATTAATTGGATCAACATGTGGAAAGACGTTGAAAAAATTCAAGATCTGTCGCAAGTTATGAAAAATTCAAAACCATTGATTTGA
- the mtnA gene encoding S-methyl-5-thioribose-1-phosphate isomerase: MSTFRSIEWKKDKLVLLDQRYLPEKTLYLELKTVDEVARAIKEMTVRGAPAIGVAAAYGMVLCVQKLSKNDDLIRELQKADDLLRASRPTAVNLFWALDRMKKIWQGFNGSLEDLKMILEKEAVDIEREDVEINKQIAKNGVELVPFGAKIIHHCNTGSLATVDYGTALGIIRYAHEIDKKIHVFLDETRPRLQGARLSAWEMKELGIPHTIIVDGASGLVMKKFKIDLALVGADRIAANGDTANKIGTYNLAIVAKYHNVPLYVVAPTSTIDLKTPAGQDIPIEERSADEIRCVGNSQVAPQESPVFNPAFDVTPAELISGIITEKGIVYPPFKENLRKLFESA; the protein is encoded by the coding sequence TTGAGCACATTCAGATCTATAGAATGGAAAAAGGATAAACTTGTACTCTTAGATCAGAGATACCTACCAGAGAAAACTCTGTATCTTGAATTGAAAACTGTTGATGAGGTTGCCAGAGCCATTAAAGAGATGACCGTTAGAGGTGCTCCGGCAATTGGAGTAGCAGCAGCTTATGGAATGGTTCTTTGTGTGCAAAAGCTTTCGAAAAATGACGATTTAATCAGAGAACTTCAAAAGGCCGACGATCTTCTGAGAGCTTCAAGACCCACTGCCGTGAATCTTTTCTGGGCACTGGATAGAATGAAGAAAATCTGGCAGGGATTCAATGGTTCGCTCGAAGATTTAAAAATGATTCTGGAAAAAGAAGCAGTTGATATTGAACGCGAAGATGTTGAAATAAACAAACAGATAGCTAAAAATGGTGTTGAACTTGTACCTTTTGGAGCAAAGATAATTCACCACTGTAACACAGGATCTCTGGCAACAGTTGATTACGGTACTGCTTTAGGAATAATAAGATATGCACATGAAATAGATAAGAAAATACACGTTTTCCTGGATGAAACAAGGCCAAGATTACAGGGGGCCCGTTTATCTGCCTGGGAAATGAAAGAACTCGGTATACCTCACACAATAATCGTAGATGGAGCAAGCGGTCTGGTGATGAAAAAATTCAAAATCGATCTTGCACTTGTTGGAGCAGACAGAATAGCAGCCAACGGCGATACTGCAAATAAAATAGGAACTTACAACCTCGCTATAGTTGCCAAATACCATAATGTTCCATTATACGTTGTTGCACCAACCAGTACGATTGATCTCAAAACACCTGCAGGTCAGGATATACCAATAGAAGAAAGAAGCGCTGATGAAATCCGCTGTGTGGGAAATAGTCAGGTTGCACCACAGGAAAGCCCTGTTTTCAATCCAGCTTTCGATGTGACCCCGGCAGAATTAATTTCAGGCATTATCACAGAAAAAGGCATTGTTTATCCACCGTTCAAAGAAAATCTCAGAAAGCTTTTTGAATCGGCGTAA
- a CDS encoding transketolase: MNKDIKKIADGIRRRVLEFTIRNGGGYLSQACSSAEILATLYTKLMNIGPSVAPKIPPAFTGVPSKNNREYFSGYGYNGPKEPQLDRFFLSPVHYALVLYATLVETNRMAAEGLEMFNKDGFTVEMIGADHSPGHELMSGSLGQTISQVLGIALARKRKGETGKNWLVMSDGEFMIGQTWEAIETLSFYKIDTVNVIIDANGQSADGKIDTVNQIEPLKKRLESFGAVAVEVNGHDTKQLIDAANTPHESKPLFIIARTIPYQGIEILKKRAPKFHYIRITNEQEKEELQQFLHERFGGDGQ, translated from the coding sequence GTGAATAAAGATATCAAGAAAATAGCAGATGGGATAAGACGCAGGGTACTTGAATTTACAATAAGAAATGGTGGCGGTTATTTATCTCAAGCATGTTCAAGTGCAGAAATTTTAGCCACTCTCTACACCAAACTGATGAACATTGGTCCATCAGTAGCTCCAAAAATTCCCCCTGCTTTCACCGGTGTACCATCGAAAAACAACAGAGAATATTTTTCCGGTTACGGTTACAACGGTCCAAAAGAACCCCAGCTCGACAGGTTTTTTCTCAGTCCCGTGCATTACGCTCTGGTGCTGTATGCCACTCTTGTTGAAACAAATCGCATGGCTGCTGAAGGCTTGGAGATGTTCAACAAAGATGGTTTTACAGTCGAGATGATAGGTGCCGATCATTCACCCGGTCATGAATTGATGTCCGGCTCACTTGGTCAAACTATCTCACAGGTTCTTGGTATAGCTCTGGCAAGAAAGAGAAAAGGTGAAACTGGGAAAAACTGGCTTGTCATGTCCGATGGGGAATTCATGATTGGCCAGACATGGGAAGCAATAGAAACACTTTCTTTTTACAAAATAGATACTGTCAATGTGATAATCGACGCAAATGGACAATCAGCAGATGGAAAAATAGATACTGTAAATCAAATTGAACCACTGAAAAAAAGATTGGAATCTTTCGGAGCAGTGGCAGTAGAAGTGAATGGACATGATACGAAACAACTCATTGATGCGGCAAACACTCCTCATGAATCAAAACCTTTGTTTATTATCGCAAGGACTATCCCATATCAGGGCATTGAAATACTCAAAAAAAGAGCACCAAAATTTCATTACATAAGAATAACAAATGAACAGGAAAAAGAAGAACTTCAGCAATTTCTGCACGAAAGATTCGGGGGTGATGGTCAATGA